One part of the Hydra vulgaris chromosome 01, alternate assembly HydraT2T_AEP genome encodes these proteins:
- the LOC136074521 gene encoding uncharacterized protein LOC136074521: MSKTRELSVSERSQIVILHKQGHSQVEISKIMKCSRKAVQNAINRFSETGSYENRPKTGRKRILSPRNHRFLNRISLRNRTKSSKDLVSDLWEHRKIQISAPSVRR; this comes from the coding sequence ATGAGTAAAACACGCGAACTTTCTGTGAGTGAAAGAAGCCAAATTGTGATACTCCATAAACAAGGACATTCCCAAGtggaaatttcaaaaattatgaaatgCTCAAGGAAAGCAGTGCAAAATGCTATAAATAGATTTAGTGAAACTGGTTCATACGAAAATAGACCAAAAACGGGAAGAAAACGTATACTTTCTCCTAGAAACCATCGTTTCCTCAACAGGATTTCACTTCGAAATCGGACCAAATCTTCTAAAGACTTGGTTAGCGATCTGTGGGAGCACAGAAAAATTCAAATTTCTGCTCCAAGTGTTAGAAGATAA